A single genomic interval of Salmo trutta chromosome 13, fSalTru1.1, whole genome shotgun sequence harbors:
- the LOC115205202 gene encoding GTP-binding nuclear protein Ran produces the protein MAEGEPQVQFKLVLVGDGGTGKTTFVKRHLTGEFEKKYVATLGVEVHPLVFHTNRGAIKYNVWDTAGQEKFGGLRDGYYIQAQCAIIMFDVTSRVTYKNVPNWHRDLVRVCENIPIVLCGNKVDIKDRKVKAKSIVFHRKKNLQYYDISAKSNYNFEKPFLWLARKLIGDPNLEFVAMPALAPPEILMDPSLAAQYEHDLKVASETALPDEDDDL, from the exons ATGGCAGAGGGAGAGCCACaggtccagttcaag CTTGTGTTGGTTGGCGATGGAGGAACGGGAAAGACCACTTTTGTCAAAAGACATTTGACGGGAGAGTTTGAGAAGAAATATGTTG CCACGCTGGGAGTGGAGGTGCACCCGCTGGTCTTCCACACCAACAGAGGGGCCATCAAATACAATGTGTGGGACACAGCCGGGCAGGAGAAGTTTGGAGGGCTCCGAGATGGCTACTACATCCAAG CCCAGTGCGCGATCATCATGTTTGACGTCACGTCCCGAGTCACCTACAAGAACGTACCCAACTGGCATCGCGATCTGGTGCGAGTCTGTGAGAACATTCCCATAGTCCTCTGCGGCAACAAGGTAGACATCAAAGACAGGAAAGTCAAAGCCAAGAGCATCGTATTCCATCGCAAGAAGAACCTCCAG tacTACGACATCTCTGCCAAGAGTAATTACAACTTTGAGAAGCCCTTCCTGTGGCTAGCACGGAAGCTGATTGGAGACCCCAACCTGGAGTTCGTGGCCATGCCCGCTCTCGCCCCACCAGAGATCCTCATGGACCCCTCCCTCGCAGCGCAGTACGAGCATGACCTCAAA gTTGCATCAGAAACAGCGCTCCCAGATGAAGATGATGACCTTTAA
- the LOC115205201 gene encoding NADH dehydrogenase [ubiquinone] iron-sulfur protein 8, mitochondrial: MSTAVRLLYCPRPGTFGVIIPGLVRHFSLSVQRGMYKYVNAKELPLDMRSITDRAAQTLLWTELFRGLGMTMSYLFREPATINYPFEKGPLSPRFRGEHALRRYPNGEERCIACKLCEAVCPAQAITIEAETRADGSRRTTRYDIDMTKCIYCGFCQEACPVDAIVEGPNFEFATETHEELLYNKEKLLNNGDQWESEIAANIQADYLYR, from the exons ATGTCTACTGCAGTGCGTTTGCTTTACTGCCCCAGGCCAG GCACCTTTGGAGTTATCATCCCCGGTTTGGTTCGACACTTCAGCCTCAGTGTGCAGAGAGGGATGTACA AGTATGTGAATGCCAAGGAACTTCCTCTTGATATGAGGTCCATCACAGACCGAGCTGCTCAGACTCTCCTGTGGACTGAGCTCTTCAGAG GATTGGGGATGACAATGAGTTACCTATTCCGCGAGCCCGCTACCATCAACTACCCGTTTGAGAAGGGTCCCCTGTCTCCTCGTTTCCGTGGTGAACACGCTCTGCGCCGGTACCCCAACGGAGAGGAGCGCTGTATCGCCTGCAAGCTGTGTGAGGCTGTCTGCCCTGCCCAG GCCATTACCATTGAGGCTGAGACTCGTGCAGACGGCAGCAGAAGGACCACTCGCTACGACATCGACATGACCAAGTGCATCTACTGTGGCTTCTGCCAGGAGGCCTGCCCTGTTGATGCTATTGTGGAG GGTCCAAACTTTGAGTTTGCCACAGAGACCCACGAGGAGTTGCTGTACAACAAAGAGAAGCTGCTGAACAATGGAGATCAGTGGGAGTCGGAGATTGCTGCCAACATACAGGCAGACTACCTCTATAGATAG